From a region of the Lactuca sativa cultivar Salinas chromosome 4, Lsat_Salinas_v11, whole genome shotgun sequence genome:
- the LOC111883172 gene encoding inactive protein RESTRICTED TEV MOVEMENT 2, with amino-acid sequence MDSKGRTTPTHVYQQLEPSIEWVNEDDCNTLLVYLPGFTKEQLRVQLRSKTLIISGERKLHDNAWIRFRKEFIASEQCVISKISAKFEGSILFVKQPKSVAPMAEEEGKPPIEAPAPKPEKPIDETKKHQKRTRVEHDTKPTSTTESNDRNGVGQNAKKDSEKNVELKEQKGVCENASEKKVSDLGFVMKMKPSKNVVNLILVLVVGLLVGVYCSEAIKSCNA; translated from the exons ATGGACTCAAAAGGAAGAACTACACCAACCCATGTATATCAACAATTGGAACCCTCAATCGAGTGGGTAAATGAGGACGATTGCAACACtcttcttgtttatctccccg GTTTCACAAAGGAACAACTGAGGGTTCAATTAAGATCAAAGACGTTGATCATCAGCGGTGAACGTAAACTCCATGACAACGCATGGATTCGATTCCGGAAAGAATTTATTGCTTCAGAACAATGTGTTATCAGCAAAATAAGTGCGAAATTTGAAGGCAGCATATTGTTTGTTAAGCAGCCAAAATCCGTCGCCCCAATGGCGGAAGAAGAAGGAAAACCCCCCATCGAAGCTCCTGCTCCAAAACCAGAGAAACCAATTGACGAAACAAAAAAGCATCAGAAAAGAACCCGAGTTGAACACGATACCAAACCCACTTCCACGACAGAGTCAAATGACAGAAATGGTGTTGGTCAGAACGCGAAAAAAGATTCTGAGAAGAACGTAGAGTTGAAGGAACAGAAAGGTGTTTGTGAAAATGCGTCAGAGAAGAAGGTGAGTGATTTGGGTTTTGTGATGAAGATGAAACCATCGAAGAAtgtagtgaatttgattttggtgcttgtggtGGGATTATTGGTGGGTGTTTATTGCTCCGAAGCAATCAAGTCTTGCAACGCTTGA